TCACCGCTTTTAACGTGGGGCTTTAAATCGTATTGCTGTAAGGCTTTATCAATTTGTTGTTTTAGCTTTTCGCCCGATAAACCATAGGCTCCCCCAAAAAACTTCAAGTTTTCTAAAACAGTTAAATTACTATAAAGTGCAAATTTCTGAGAGACGTAACCCACTTTAGCCCTTGCCTCAGCACGAGCTGTGCGTAAATTTTTGCCGGCAACTTCCAAATACCCGCTACTTGCTGGTAGTAATCCACATAACATTCGAAATGTCGTAGTTTTACCCGCGCCATTTGGCCCAAGTAATCCAAAGATTTCACCACGCTGCACATCAAATGATGTATTGGCAACGGCAGTAAAATCTCCAAATGTTCGGACTAAATCTTTGACTACAATGACAGGTTGATCTGATTCCAACTCATAATTTTTAAGTGAATTAAAAGTTTGCTTAGAAGTTAATACATGCTCTAGCTGCTTTTGAGCCTGCTGTAACAACATCATAAAAGCATCTTCAAGCTCAGGTTCTCGTATACTTGCTATTAACCCCTGAGGCAAAACTTTGGCAGATAATTCTTTTTGACGACTAATAAAACGTACTTGTTCGCCTTTGGGAACAGCATCAATAATCTCTACATGGTTATTGAGTAATTGGGCTTGTACAATCCGCGACTTAATATTTTCAGGAGGTTTTACTAGCCATGTTTGACCACGTGCTATTTCTTTTAACTGCTCTGGAGAACCTTGTTTTAAAATTTTGCCTTCATGCATGACATACACATAAGCGCATTTTTCTGCTTCATCCATATAAGCAGTACTTATAATTACACTTAAGTTTTCTTCCTGAACAAACTGTTCAATAATGATCCATAAATCTCGTCTTGATAAAGGGTCTACCCCAACACTAGGCTCATCAAGTAGTAGTAACTCTGGAGAGCGAACTAAAGTACATGCTAGCCCTAACTTTTGTTTCATTCCACCAGAAAGTTGACCAGCTAAACGTTGCGTAAATTGAGTAAGGTCCGTTATTTCCAATAACCGTTTAAATCTTTGACTCCGTATATTTTTTGGAACACCGTGTAAATCGGCATATAAATCTAAATTTTCTTGCACGCTTAAATCTTCATAGAGTCCAAAACGTTGTGGCATATAGCTAATGCGGTCTTGTACAGCTTG
This region of Acinetobacter sp. XS-4 genomic DNA includes:
- a CDS encoding ATP-binding cassette domain-containing protein, producing MTNENMVVYVHDLVMNFKAESKKAADITAIDHLNMQINKGELTALVGPDGSGKTTLLRLIAGLYKATSGSLNVLGIDVSKNPQAVQDRISYMPQRFGLYEDLSVQENLDLYADLHGVPKNIRSQRFKRLLEITDLTQFTQRLAGQLSGGMKQKLGLACTLVRSPELLLLDEPSVGVDPLSRRDLWIIIEQFVQEENLSVIISTAYMDEAEKCAYVYVMHEGKILKQGSPEQLKEIARGQTWLVKPPENIKSRIVQAQLLNNHVEIIDAVPKGEQVRFISRQKELSAKVLPQGLIASIREPELEDAFMMLLQQAQKQLEHVLTSKQTFNSLKNYELESDQPVIVVKDLVRTFGDFTAVANTSFDVQRGEIFGLLGPNGAGKTTTFRMLCGLLPASSGYLEVAGKNLRTARAEARAKVGYVSQKFALYSNLTVLENLKFFGGAYGLSGEKLKQQIDKALQQYDLKPHVKSGDLPGGYKQRLSMAAALLHEPEILFLDEPTSGIDPLARRSFWYSIGELANQGITIIITTHFMEEAEYCDRIAIQDAGKLLALGSPQQVRKLASKDKHVGDMNEAFIAIVEQARVLRHAV